In Pseudoxanthobacter soli DSM 19599, a single window of DNA contains:
- the lpxK gene encoding tetraacyldisaccharide 4'-kinase: protein MRTAPAFWWRPAGLQARLLSPFGALVGASAARRMARPPSFRAAVPVICVGNFVAGGAGKTPTVIAIARRAASRGLSPFVLTRGYGGRLAGPELVDPAMHDARAVGDEALLLARAAPTVVSRDRAAGAAFAADRGAGLILMDDGFQNPTLAKDASVVVVDGGVGVGNGLCLPAGPLRAPLGAQLEKTDLVLVIGGTEDVAAGPAGVLVASAAARGIPAASGRLVPSNAHGLAGRRVIGFAGIGRPAKFFETLEQAGADLVGRHAFPDHHPFTEADAAGLLAAADAAGAVLATTAKDHVRLLQRDGPGMSALGRLATSAVVVAVDLILDRHDSTPGARSDALDVLIDQALDARSRIRAVNPAALSGRQRAAESS from the coding sequence GTGAGAACGGCTCCGGCCTTCTGGTGGAGGCCGGCCGGTCTTCAGGCCCGCCTGCTGTCTCCCTTCGGCGCGCTCGTGGGCGCGTCGGCGGCCCGCCGAATGGCCCGTCCGCCATCGTTTCGCGCCGCCGTGCCGGTGATCTGCGTCGGCAACTTCGTCGCCGGCGGCGCGGGCAAGACCCCGACGGTCATCGCCATCGCCCGTCGCGCGGCCTCGCGCGGGTTGTCGCCGTTCGTGCTGACGCGCGGATATGGCGGGCGGCTGGCCGGTCCGGAACTGGTCGATCCTGCCATGCACGATGCGCGGGCGGTCGGCGACGAGGCGCTGCTTCTGGCCCGCGCGGCGCCGACGGTGGTCTCGCGGGACCGCGCCGCGGGTGCGGCATTTGCGGCGGACCGCGGCGCCGGACTGATCCTGATGGACGACGGCTTCCAGAACCCGACGCTGGCCAAGGACGCCTCGGTCGTCGTGGTCGACGGTGGCGTCGGCGTCGGCAACGGCCTTTGCCTGCCAGCCGGACCGCTGCGCGCGCCCCTCGGCGCGCAACTCGAAAAGACGGATCTCGTTCTCGTCATCGGGGGGACAGAGGACGTCGCCGCAGGACCGGCGGGCGTTCTGGTGGCGAGCGCGGCCGCCCGCGGGATTCCGGCGGCCTCCGGGCGGCTCGTGCCCTCGAACGCGCACGGTCTTGCCGGCCGCCGCGTGATCGGCTTTGCGGGGATCGGCCGGCCCGCCAAATTCTTCGAGACGTTGGAGCAGGCTGGCGCGGATCTCGTCGGCCGCCATGCCTTTCCCGACCATCATCCGTTCACGGAAGCCGACGCCGCCGGGCTGCTGGCGGCGGCGGATGCAGCCGGCGCCGTCCTCGCCACGACGGCGAAGGATCATGTTCGCCTGCTGCAGCGTGACGGGCCGGGTATGTCGGCGCTGGGGAGGCTTGCGACGAGCGCGGTCGTCGTCGCCGTCGATCTCATCCTCGACCGTCACGACAGCACGCCGGGCGCCCGGTCGGATGCGCTCGACGTGCTAATCGATCAGGCGCTCGATGCGCGGTCGCGTATCCGTGCCGTCAATCCGGCGGCGCTGTCCGGCCGTCAGCGG